A portion of the Tepidanaerobacter syntrophicus genome contains these proteins:
- a CDS encoding sugar phosphate isomerase/epimerase family protein yields the protein MKRIIAVNSNTYHGYSLDDAISGISKAGFKYIELTATKGWTEHVFPTMTFEELCRIKDSLKKAELTPISMSGHCNLMDTERLSDFILNIKLASFFGCDYIISSIGEAHLKDRTETSDEEVAKHIKEIVPYLQEYNLKLCLENHGKHGTGKQLKKIVDLVDSPTVMINYDTANVIYYGNIDPVEDISSCIDKIGHIHLKDKAGANNEWNFPAIGKGNVDFERIISELDKANNNCPLSIEIEFTKDGARNLGEVNQAVKDSYDYLKKIGLFSA from the coding sequence GTGAAGAGAATTATTGCGGTAAATTCAAACACTTATCACGGCTACTCTCTCGATGATGCTATTTCCGGCATAAGCAAGGCTGGTTTCAAGTATATTGAGCTTACAGCAACAAAAGGATGGACCGAGCATGTCTTTCCAACAATGACATTTGAAGAGCTCTGCAGAATTAAAGACAGTCTAAAAAAGGCGGAGCTTACGCCGATTTCCATGAGCGGTCACTGCAACCTTATGGATACAGAACGCCTTAGTGATTTTATTTTAAATATTAAACTTGCATCATTTTTCGGATGCGACTACATTATATCTTCAATTGGAGAGGCACATTTAAAAGATAGAACTGAAACTTCCGATGAAGAAGTGGCAAAACACATAAAAGAGATTGTGCCATACCTACAGGAATATAATCTCAAACTATGTCTTGAAAACCACGGCAAGCACGGAACAGGAAAACAACTTAAAAAAATTGTAGATTTAGTGGACTCGCCGACAGTCATGATAAATTATGATACTGCAAATGTTATATATTATGGAAATATTGATCCGGTAGAAGACATAAGTTCATGTATAGATAAAATCGGGCATATTCACCTAAAAGACAAAGCCGGTGCCAATAACGAGTGGAATTTTCCTGCAATAGGCAAAGGAAACGTTGATTTTGAAAGGATTATTAGCGAATTAGACAAAGCCAATAACAATTGCCCCCTCAGTATAGAAATAGAATTTACAAAGGATGGAGCAAGAAATCTTGGTGAAGTAAATCAAGCAGTAAAGGATTCTTACGATTATCTTAAAAAAATAGGCCTTTTTAGTGCCTAA
- the sigH gene encoding RNA polymerase sporulation sigma factor SigH, with translation MGAILLNVGLPKEECLSFDDMTDEDIVCEATNGDHEALEYIINKYKNFVKSKARSYFLIGADREDIIQEGMIGLYKAIRDFNPDRLASFRAFAELCVTRQIITAIKTATRQKHIPLNSYVSLNKPLYDEDSDRTLMDIISGVKISDPEELIISQEEFEEIEDKMGEILSKLEWQVLVSYLGGKSYQEIACELKRHVKSIDNALQRVKRKLEKYLEVRNMC, from the coding sequence ATGGGGGCGATCTTATTGAATGTTGGGCTTCCTAAAGAGGAATGTCTTTCTTTTGATGACATGACCGATGAAGATATAGTATGTGAAGCCACTAATGGCGACCATGAGGCACTTGAATATATCATTAACAAGTATAAAAACTTTGTTAAATCTAAAGCTAGATCATACTTCTTAATAGGCGCTGATCGTGAAGATATTATACAAGAAGGTATGATCGGACTGTATAAAGCCATCAGAGATTTTAATCCTGACAGGCTTGCCTCCTTTAGAGCCTTTGCGGAGCTTTGCGTAACAAGGCAGATAATTACTGCTATAAAGACGGCCACAAGACAAAAGCACATTCCGCTGAATTCTTATGTCTCACTTAACAAGCCGCTTTATGATGAGGATTCGGACAGAACATTGATGGACATTATTTCAGGTGTAAAGATTTCTGATCCGGAAGAACTTATAATAAGCCAAGAAGAGTTTGAAGAAATCGAAGATAAAATGGGCGAGATTTTAAGCAAACTAGAGTGGCAGGTATTGGTCTCGTATTTAGGCGGTAAATCTTATCAAGAAATTGCATGCGAGCTTAAGCGCCATGTTAAATCCATTGACAATGCGCTTCAGCGGGTAAAACGCAAATTAGAGAAGTATCTTGAAGTAAGAAATATGTGTTAA
- a CDS encoding ABC transporter substrate-binding protein codes for MKKFVSVILVLTLALAVLLTGCGGQQATNSNEEGTPSENSGGGEKFKVGILAPAVTHGWVAAVAYHAEARAKELSDQIDYKIQTSSNAEEMTAQLDDLMTWGAQAIVAFPQWEGMEEPIKKALDAGIKVVNFDIVIDVDGVYRVSGDNEGMGIEGAKYIADKIGKEGTVVVLEVPTSGSVSELRKKGFMETAAQIAPDWNILTYATKFTREDGLKDFADILTSNPKIDAVFSMDDETSIGVLQAIREAGRTDIKVITGGGGMQEYFRMMPENEDIWLESALYSPAMVKDAIDLAVKLLKGEDAPEVTIIPTTIVDRTNYKDFLDPNSPY; via the coding sequence ATGAAAAAGTTTGTTAGCGTAATTTTAGTTTTAACTTTGGCGTTAGCAGTACTTCTGACAGGCTGCGGCGGCCAGCAGGCAACTAATAGCAATGAAGAAGGCACACCTAGCGAAAATAGCGGTGGAGGAGAGAAATTCAAGGTTGGTATCTTAGCCCCTGCTGTTACCCACGGTTGGGTTGCAGCTGTTGCCTATCACGCGGAGGCCCGCGCAAAAGAGTTGTCAGACCAGATCGACTACAAAATTCAGACCAGCAGTAATGCTGAAGAAATGACTGCTCAATTAGATGACCTGATGACATGGGGCGCACAGGCTATAGTAGCATTTCCTCAGTGGGAAGGCATGGAAGAACCCATAAAGAAGGCTTTGGATGCCGGAATAAAGGTTGTAAACTTTGATATCGTAATTGATGTAGACGGTGTTTACAGAGTATCCGGCGACAATGAAGGCATGGGAATTGAAGGCGCCAAGTATATTGCTGACAAAATAGGCAAAGAGGGAACTGTTGTAGTTTTAGAAGTTCCTACATCCGGTTCAGTATCAGAGCTTAGGAAAAAGGGCTTTATGGAAACAGCGGCGCAAATTGCTCCCGATTGGAACATACTTACATATGCAACAAAGTTTACTCGGGAAGACGGTTTGAAGGATTTTGCAGATATACTAACCAGCAATCCGAAAATCGATGCCGTGTTTTCCATGGACGATGAGACTTCCATAGGTGTTCTTCAGGCTATAAGAGAAGCAGGCCGAACCGATATCAAAGTCATTACCGGCGGCGGAGGAATGCAGGAATATTTCAGAATGATGCCCGAAAATGAAGATATATGGCTTGAATCCGCGCTTTACAGCCCAGCCATGGTAAAAGATGCCATCGATCTTGCTGTAAAATTATTAAAGGGTGAAGACGCTCCCGAAGTTACAATTATCCCGACTACTATAGTAGACAGAACAAATTACAAAGATTTCTTAGATCCGAATTCGCCGTATTAA
- a CDS encoding sugar ABC transporter ATP-binding protein, with product MIVEMKNIIKSFGSNKVLKNVSFTIKGGEICALIGENGAGKSTLMNILGGVCKIDSGKIYLDGKEVEFESPAESLNAGIAFIHQELNLINDLPVYENMFLGRELKNKRGTLDLERMVYETEKVFREMNVDLDPKIMVRDLDTSYKQIVEICRAMMMNASIIIMDEPTTSLTEPEIERVFKMMRTLKERGVGIIFISHKLNEVMEICERYIVLRDGCLVAEGNVSDVTTDDLARFMVGYDVRTEQLSRKRKLGKEILRLEGLTHEKAYRNISLSVRAGEILGVTGLLGDGRSELFQSVFGAESILDGKIFLEGKEIKIFSTTQALHIGIGYLPGNRKENGIIKDMNVLENASIVTWPLFAKRGVIDWPRHINIFNRQIKELRIKLGKISDSINSLSGGNQQKVVLAKWLSANPKVLVLDNPTQGVDVGAKEDIYDIILNLADENIAVIVLSSEAQEIVRICDRAIVMYHGAIQGEVFGKTMNEHDIMRLATGGRLE from the coding sequence ATGATAGTTGAAATGAAAAATATCATAAAATCATTTGGAAGCAATAAAGTGCTAAAAAATGTATCATTTACAATAAAAGGCGGTGAAATATGCGCACTTATAGGTGAGAACGGGGCAGGCAAATCAACGCTTATGAATATACTAGGCGGAGTATGCAAGATAGATTCGGGAAAAATATATCTGGACGGCAAAGAAGTAGAATTTGAAAGCCCTGCAGAATCCCTTAATGCCGGTATAGCATTTATACACCAAGAGCTTAACCTTATAAACGATTTGCCTGTATATGAAAACATGTTTTTAGGCAGAGAGCTAAAAAACAAACGAGGGACTTTAGATTTAGAAAGAATGGTTTATGAAACAGAAAAAGTTTTCAGGGAAATGAATGTAGACCTAGACCCCAAAATCATGGTTCGAGATTTAGATACATCCTACAAGCAGATAGTTGAAATATGCAGAGCCATGATGATGAATGCATCGATAATAATAATGGACGAACCTACTACTTCGCTGACAGAACCTGAAATAGAACGAGTCTTTAAGATGATGAGGACGCTAAAAGAGCGAGGTGTAGGCATAATCTTTATATCTCATAAATTAAACGAAGTAATGGAGATATGCGAAAGATACATAGTGCTAAGAGATGGCTGCCTGGTTGCCGAAGGAAATGTAAGCGATGTAACAACTGACGATCTGGCAAGATTTATGGTGGGCTATGATGTGAGAACCGAGCAATTGTCAAGAAAAAGAAAATTGGGTAAAGAAATTCTTCGCCTGGAAGGGCTTACTCATGAAAAGGCGTACAGAAACATCAGTTTATCGGTAAGGGCCGGAGAAATCCTCGGCGTAACCGGCCTGCTGGGAGACGGGCGAAGCGAACTTTTTCAATCGGTTTTTGGAGCAGAGAGCATACTTGACGGAAAGATATTTCTTGAAGGCAAAGAGATTAAAATTTTTAGCACAACCCAAGCCCTTCATATAGGTATTGGATACCTTCCGGGCAATAGAAAAGAAAACGGAATAATAAAAGACATGAATGTGCTTGAAAATGCATCCATAGTTACATGGCCATTGTTTGCAAAAAGAGGAGTAATCGACTGGCCAAGACATATCAACATATTCAACAGGCAAATTAAAGAACTGAGAATAAAACTTGGAAAGATTAGCGACAGCATTAACAGTCTTTCAGGAGGTAACCAGCAAAAGGTTGTACTTGCAAAGTGGCTGTCGGCAAATCCTAAAGTTCTAGTGCTGGATAATCCTACTCAGGGTGTTGATGTGGGAGCCAAAGAAGATATCTATGACATTATATTAAATCTTGCAGATGAAAATATTGCCGTAATTGTGCTTTCCAGCGAAGCCCAGGAGATTGTGAGAATATGTGATAGAGCAATCGTAATGTATCATGGAGCAATCCAAGGCGAAGTTTTTGGCAAGACAATGAACGAACATGACATAATGCGGCTAGCTACCGGCGGGAGACTGGAATAA
- a CDS encoding Gfo/Idh/MocA family protein produces MINVGIIGCGKIAQVRHIPEYLDNKNCRLVGFYDKNPDRTKEIAQKYGGIAYASCEELLSNPTIDAVSVCVSNNLHAQITIEALRAGKHVLCEKPMATTLEDCKAMVKAAEDAGKKLLIGHNQRLAPAHRRAKKLVEEGLIGDIITFKTTFGHGGPETWSIDAGPDVWFFDKNTAVMGAMADLGIHKTDLIQFLTGKKIVETTAKLATLNKKTSDGKPISVDDNAFCIYKMENGIIGIMTASWTYYGPEDNSTILYGTKGIMRIYDDPQYAIKVLMHDGEKINFEMEGIQTNEKQTKSGVIDLFVDSILNDRDTELSGKAALSSMKAVFASIESSEKGKTITVDQD; encoded by the coding sequence ATGATTAATGTTGGTATTATCGGATGTGGGAAAATTGCTCAAGTAAGACATATACCTGAATATCTTGATAATAAAAATTGCCGCCTAGTGGGTTTTTACGATAAAAATCCGGACAGAACAAAGGAAATTGCCCAAAAATATGGCGGAATAGCTTATGCTTCTTGCGAAGAATTACTTTCAAATCCCACAATAGATGCAGTAAGCGTATGCGTATCAAATAATTTGCATGCCCAGATAACAATTGAGGCACTTCGCGCAGGAAAGCATGTGCTTTGTGAAAAACCTATGGCAACAACTCTTGAAGATTGCAAAGCCATGGTTAAAGCAGCTGAGGATGCGGGCAAAAAACTTCTTATAGGTCACAACCAAAGACTTGCTCCTGCTCACAGAAGGGCAAAAAAGCTGGTAGAAGAAGGATTAATTGGCGATATAATTACCTTCAAAACTACCTTTGGGCACGGTGGCCCGGAAACGTGGAGCATTGATGCAGGTCCTGATGTGTGGTTTTTTGACAAGAATACCGCGGTTATGGGTGCTATGGCAGACCTTGGAATTCACAAGACGGATTTGATACAGTTTTTAACCGGTAAAAAAATTGTAGAAACAACGGCAAAACTTGCTACATTAAACAAAAAGACTTCTGACGGCAAACCTATAAGCGTAGACGATAATGCATTTTGCATATATAAAATGGAAAATGGAATCATCGGAATAATGACGGCAAGTTGGACATATTATGGACCAGAGGACAACAGCACCATATTATATGGAACAAAAGGCATTATGAGAATATATGATGATCCTCAGTATGCTATAAAAGTTCTTATGCATGATGGAGAGAAAATAAATTTCGAAATGGAAGGCATACAGACAAATGAAAAACAAACAAAATCCGGTGTCATAGATTTATTTGTGGACAGCATACTAAATGACAGGGATACAGAATTATCTGGAAAAGCCGCGCTAAGTTCTATGAAAGCAGTATTTGCAAGCATAGAATCATCTGAAAAAGGTAAAACCATTACCGTAGATCAAGATTAA
- a CDS encoding ABC transporter permease: MSDDTGRKRKRSFFEWFKYRWTAEPLFSTAIVLLLIIILQTLVLGFDYDSIGSWFSSWLNNWINILRNNAGIGIISLGMTFVIISGGIDLAVGSTTVAIGAVMMMLIDKGPKGILINMGITGIPAFAIAIVAGIVLGYCLGTGIGLLITKGRIPPFIATLGAMKIFRSVTQHFMQGYNPTVPREFLQIANMKIGNFMLMPIIFWLVIASILYYVSKRTVFGRQVIAVGSNEKAAKLSGVNVDKVKTGVYSLMGILVAISAIIQVSRIGSMDFANAGSGYEMDAIAAAVVGGTSMSGGRGTVLGTVFGMLIIAVMNNLLNLFGVPPFLREAFKGLIVVCAVLLQKKEKA, from the coding sequence ATGAGTGATGATACCGGCAGAAAAAGGAAGAGAAGCTTTTTTGAATGGTTCAAATACAGATGGACCGCGGAACCGCTTTTTAGCACCGCCATAGTTCTCTTACTCATTATTATATTACAGACATTGGTTTTGGGGTTTGATTATGACTCCATCGGCAGCTGGTTTAGTTCGTGGCTGAACAATTGGATAAATATTTTAAGAAATAATGCAGGTATTGGCATAATCTCCCTTGGGATGACATTTGTAATAATTTCGGGAGGCATAGATCTTGCGGTAGGTTCCACGACAGTTGCAATAGGCGCTGTTATGATGATGCTTATTGACAAAGGGCCAAAGGGCATATTGATAAATATGGGTATAACCGGCATCCCGGCATTTGCGATAGCGATTGTTGCAGGAATCGTGTTAGGATATTGCCTGGGTACAGGGATTGGGCTATTAATAACCAAAGGCAGGATACCTCCGTTTATCGCAACATTGGGCGCAATGAAGATTTTTAGAAGTGTTACACAGCATTTTATGCAGGGTTACAATCCAACGGTTCCGAGAGAATTCCTTCAAATTGCAAACATGAAAATAGGAAATTTTATGTTAATGCCTATTATATTTTGGCTGGTTATTGCAAGCATACTATATTATGTCTCAAAACGGACGGTGTTTGGACGGCAAGTGATCGCAGTAGGCTCTAATGAAAAAGCAGCTAAACTTTCAGGCGTTAATGTAGACAAAGTCAAAACAGGCGTATACTCACTTATGGGAATACTTGTGGCGATTTCTGCGATAATTCAGGTGTCACGAATAGGCTCCATGGACTTTGCAAACGCAGGCAGCGGCTACGAGATGGACGCAATTGCTGCGGCTGTAGTGGGAGGAACGAGCATGAGCGGCGGAAGAGGCACCGTATTAGGCACTGTTTTTGGTATGCTGATTATCGCTGTGATGAACAACCTTCTAAATCTTTTTGGAGTACCGCCTTTCTTAAGAGAAGCCTTTAAAGGTCTAATAGTTGTTTGCGCGGTGCTTTTACAGAAGAAAGAGAAAGCTTAA
- a CDS encoding cation diffusion facilitator family transporter, which produces MNKKVKSINNYLIALFLKENDFPLRVTDPQLRRKYAYLEAWVSIVGNLVLAAIKIFFGLTLNSISLMADAIHTASDVLTSVVVLLGFKFSSSPADEKHPYGHGRIESLATLLIAAMLIVVGVQFGQTSWSRFIANTPVKGSFMVAGVMVVGAIFKEWMAQFSVDLGMRTNASALMADAMHHRTDGIASILVAIAIIASRYGYYRVDAIFGLGVSALIIYTGINIIAESASRLIGEAPDEEILKVIEKCALSIPGVCSIHKVNVHDYGDYKEISLHIQVEKDMPLIKAHEISEQVERAIEAETDSNVTVHIEPLRS; this is translated from the coding sequence GTGAATAAAAAAGTTAAAAGCATCAATAATTATTTAATTGCATTATTTTTAAAGGAAAATGATTTTCCTTTAAGAGTAACCGATCCGCAGTTAAGGAGAAAGTATGCATACCTTGAGGCATGGGTAAGTATAGTAGGAAATCTGGTTCTGGCCGCTATTAAGATTTTCTTTGGGCTTACCTTAAATAGTATTTCATTAATGGCGGACGCCATTCATACAGCATCAGATGTATTGACTTCCGTAGTGGTGCTCTTAGGTTTCAAATTTTCCAGTTCCCCGGCCGATGAAAAACATCCGTACGGTCATGGCAGAATAGAATCGCTTGCCACTTTATTGATTGCTGCGATGCTGATTGTGGTGGGGGTTCAGTTTGGCCAGACTTCATGGAGCCGTTTTATTGCTAACACCCCTGTAAAAGGAAGCTTTATGGTAGCAGGTGTAATGGTAGTCGGAGCTATATTTAAAGAATGGATGGCTCAATTTTCCGTTGACCTTGGGATGCGAACTAATGCTTCTGCTCTGATGGCAGATGCTATGCACCATAGGACTGACGGTATAGCTTCAATTCTTGTAGCTATTGCCATTATCGCTTCTAGATATGGCTATTATAGAGTAGATGCCATATTTGGTCTCGGAGTTTCTGCATTAATTATCTATACCGGCATAAACATAATAGCAGAATCCGCTTCCAGACTTATAGGAGAAGCTCCTGATGAGGAAATTTTAAAGGTTATCGAAAAATGTGCTCTTTCTATTCCAGGTGTCTGTAGTATTCACAAAGTCAACGTCCATGACTATGGGGATTATAAGGAAATCTCATTGCACATACAAGTAGAAAAAGATATGCCCCTCATCAAGGCTCATGAGATATCAGAGCAAGTGGAAAGAGCTATTGAAGCTGAGACAGATTCTAATGTTACTGTTCATATCGAGCCGTTAAGGAGTTAA
- a CDS encoding LacI family DNA-binding transcriptional regulator — protein MVKIADVAKEANVSVATVSRVLNKKGSVKPETCERVYKAIEKLSFEPNMSARNLRRNETRVILIIAPNITNPYYAHILAGIGDEAAKLGYSALIYNTAGNEERERSSMDMLKRKRADGAILLACNTDSLWVAEYAEKYPLVHCSEYVEKLDVPRVSIDNYKAAVDVMEYIIGLGHKKIATISSCNSYISTVLRLQGYKDTLKKHSLAMKKRYIAFADAEYSFKSGKTAAFDLLKQKDRPTAIFCISDTIALGAITAAKEMGLRVPEDVTITGFDDVDYTTMFHPYITTIAQPCYELGRESFKLLHACMSNKKEIDKKVILPHKFIIRESSAPISTCN, from the coding sequence ATGGTCAAAATAGCAGATGTTGCTAAAGAAGCAAATGTATCTGTAGCAACAGTATCAAGAGTATTAAATAAAAAAGGGTCAGTAAAACCGGAAACCTGCGAAAGGGTTTATAAAGCCATAGAAAAACTTTCCTTTGAGCCTAATATGTCTGCACGCAATCTGAGGCGAAATGAGACGCGGGTAATACTTATAATTGCTCCAAATATAACAAACCCTTATTATGCACATATACTTGCAGGTATCGGCGATGAGGCAGCAAAACTGGGATACAGTGCGCTTATATATAATACCGCAGGGAATGAGGAGCGGGAAAGAAGCAGCATGGATATGCTAAAAAGAAAACGGGCAGATGGCGCTATCCTCCTTGCATGCAATACGGATTCATTATGGGTAGCAGAATACGCGGAAAAATACCCTTTAGTGCATTGCTCTGAATATGTGGAGAAACTTGATGTTCCAAGGGTTTCTATTGACAACTACAAAGCTGCTGTAGATGTAATGGAATACATTATAGGTCTGGGACATAAAAAAATTGCCACTATAAGCAGCTGCAACAGTTATATTTCAACTGTTCTCAGGCTGCAAGGCTACAAGGATACACTTAAAAAACATAGTCTTGCGATGAAAAAAAGGTATATTGCATTTGCTGATGCAGAATATTCCTTTAAAAGCGGTAAAACTGCGGCTTTTGACTTACTTAAACAAAAAGACAGACCTACGGCTATTTTTTGCATATCAGATACTATTGCACTAGGCGCGATTACGGCGGCAAAAGAAATGGGACTTAGGGTGCCTGAAGATGTTACGATTACGGGTTTTGACGATGTAGATTATACTACAATGTTTCATCCCTATATAACTACTATCGCTCAGCCTTGCTACGAACTTGGAAGGGAATCTTTTAAGCTTCTGCACGCCTGCATGAGCAATAAAAAGGAAATCGATAAAAAAGTAATACTTCCCCATAAATTTATTATTCGCGAATCATCGGCACCAATTTCAACATGCAATTAA
- a CDS encoding sugar phosphate isomerase/epimerase family protein, translating into MKMGFVSAILADYSFEKLIDTAAELGFECVEVACWPKGTAERRYAGVSHIDVDSLNDEKAAYIKDYCRNKKVQISSLAFYPNTIGNDLEMRRANVSHLYKVIDASAKLGVNMVTTFIGRNQYKSVEENIELFKEVWPPIISYAENKGVKVAIENCPMLFDENQWPGGQNLFNSPKIWRKLFEIIPSDNFGINLDPSHFIWQMMDYIKPVYEFRDKIFHVHFKDIKLHPDKLKEVGTLAYPLDYMSPKIPGLGDVNWGAYVSSLTDIGYNGYACIEIEDRAFEENEERVLASLKLSKRYLEQFVI; encoded by the coding sequence ATGAAAATGGGATTTGTAAGTGCGATTTTAGCTGATTACAGTTTCGAAAAACTAATTGATACTGCAGCCGAACTAGGATTTGAATGTGTTGAAGTTGCATGCTGGCCTAAAGGAACAGCGGAAAGAAGGTATGCCGGCGTCAGCCATATTGATGTGGACAGCCTTAATGATGAAAAAGCCGCTTACATAAAGGATTATTGCAGAAATAAAAAAGTTCAAATCTCGTCCCTTGCCTTTTATCCTAATACCATCGGAAATGACTTAGAGATGCGCCGTGCAAATGTTTCTCATCTATACAAAGTAATAGATGCCAGCGCAAAACTTGGGGTTAATATGGTGACAACATTTATAGGAAGAAATCAGTATAAAAGCGTTGAGGAAAATATAGAACTTTTTAAGGAAGTCTGGCCGCCTATTATAAGCTATGCAGAAAATAAAGGGGTAAAAGTTGCCATAGAAAACTGCCCAATGCTTTTTGATGAAAACCAGTGGCCGGGCGGGCAGAACCTTTTTAATTCTCCTAAAATCTGGAGAAAATTGTTTGAAATTATTCCAAGCGATAATTTCGGTATAAATCTTGATCCAAGTCATTTTATCTGGCAAATGATGGATTACATAAAACCGGTTTATGAATTCCGAGACAAAATTTTTCATGTTCACTTCAAAGATATTAAACTGCACCCTGATAAATTAAAAGAAGTGGGGACGCTGGCTTATCCCCTAGATTACATGAGTCCTAAAATCCCGGGTCTTGGCGATGTAAACTGGGGAGCTTATGTTTCATCTCTCACTGATATAGGATACAATGGATATGCGTGTATAGAAATAGAAGACAGGGCTTTTGAGGAAAACGAAGAAAGGGTCCTTGCAAGCCTGAAACTTTCAAAGAGGTATTTAGAACAGTTTGTAATCTAG
- the tuf gene encoding elongation factor Tu translates to MAKQKYERKKPHINIGTIGHVDHGKTTLTAAITKVLSDAGLSNFVDYSNIDKAPEERERGITIAISHVEYETEKRHYAHVDCPGHADYVKNMITGAAQMDGAILVVSAADGPMPQTREHILLARQVGVPYIVVFLNKTDMVDDEELIELVEMEVRELLTEYGFPGDEIPIVKGSALKALECGCGKKDCKWCGPIWELIDTIDTYIPTPQREVDKPFLMPIEDVFTITGRGTVVTGRVERGTVKVGDEVEIVGLAEETRKTVVTGLEMFRKLLDTAEAGDNVGVLLRGINRDEVERGMVLAKPGSIKPHTKFKGQVYVLKKEEGGRHTPFFNGYRPQFYFRTTDVTGTIKLPEGTEMVMPGDNVVMDIELIAPIAIEPGLRFAIREGGRTVGAGVVTEVIEN, encoded by the coding sequence ATGGCAAAGCAAAAATATGAAAGAAAAAAGCCCCATATTAATATAGGGACAATAGGTCACGTAGACCACGGCAAAACAACTCTTACCGCAGCAATAACAAAGGTTTTATCTGATGCGGGACTTTCAAACTTCGTAGACTACAGCAATATAGACAAAGCTCCTGAAGAAAGAGAGCGTGGAATAACGATTGCAATATCCCACGTGGAATATGAAACAGAAAAACGCCACTATGCCCACGTGGACTGCCCGGGCCATGCTGACTATGTAAAGAACATGATAACAGGCGCAGCCCAGATGGACGGAGCAATACTTGTAGTATCGGCAGCTGACGGCCCAATGCCTCAGACAAGAGAGCATATACTTCTTGCCCGCCAGGTAGGCGTCCCCTACATCGTAGTCTTTTTAAACAAGACCGACATGGTAGATGACGAAGAATTAATAGAATTAGTTGAAATGGAAGTAAGAGAGCTGTTAACCGAATACGGATTTCCCGGAGACGAAATACCCATAGTAAAGGGTTCAGCCTTAAAAGCATTAGAGTGCGGCTGCGGCAAAAAAGACTGCAAGTGGTGCGGCCCCATATGGGAGCTTATAGATACCATAGATACCTATATACCCACACCCCAGCGTGAAGTAGACAAACCCTTCCTCATGCCTATAGAAGACGTATTTACCATTACAGGAAGAGGCACCGTTGTAACAGGAAGAGTTGAAAGAGGAACAGTTAAGGTAGGAGACGAAGTTGAAATCGTAGGCCTTGCCGAAGAGACAAGAAAGACAGTGGTAACAGGCCTTGAGATGTTCAGAAAGCTCCTTGATACCGCAGAAGCCGGAGACAACGTAGGAGTTCTTCTTCGCGGCATAAACAGAGACGAAGTTGAAAGAGGAATGGTCCTTGCAAAACCCGGCAGCATTAAACCCCACACCAAGTTTAAAGGTCAGGTTTATGTTCTAAAGAAAGAAGAAGGCGGAAGACATACTCCCTTCTTTAACGGCTATCGTCCTCAGTTCTACTTCAGGACAACCGACGTTACAGGAACAATCAAGCTTCCTGAAGGCACAGAGATGGTAATGCCCGGAGACAACGTAGTAATGGACATAGAGCTAATAGCTCCTATAGCCATCGAACCAGGACTTAGATTTGCTATCCGTGAAGGTGGAAGAACAGTTGGAGCAGGTGTAGTAACAGAGGTAATCGAGAACTAA